In one window of Caballeronia sp. TF1N1 DNA:
- a CDS encoding cytochrome-c peroxidase, with product MSATVEPPFGRSLHKPPLRRHALRGVAALVIAAGAFGAFASMYPSHVPAAVGEIVENLTGANPAPVVLQRPPAVQLSAVAQLGKNIFFDKTLSASGKQSCASCHDPAHSFGPSNDLSVQEGGPHLSLQGYRPPPSLMYLYRQPNFSIGPDAGDADAPPDLAQLADQAKSTQRATKNAGVAPAAPALVPQGGLFWDGRADTLQAQASGPMLNRVEMANTSLDEVSGKLAHTAYKGEFEKLFGPRIFDTRGLAVSEAMFAVARYQVEEQAFHPYTSKYDYWLEGKTRLTQAELHGLHLFNDPAKANCAGCHLSKPGGDGLPPMFTDYQYESLGVPRNDKLATNHDPKFFDMGVCGPFRDDLRDQTQYCGMFLTPTLRNVATRHAFFHNGIYHSLDDVMAFYNERNTAPQKFYSKDAKGAVRKYDDLPPRYHANIDDKDAPFDRKFGDKPAMTDADIRDIVAFLQTLNDGYKP from the coding sequence ATGTCCGCTACTGTCGAACCCCCCTTCGGTCGTTCCCTTCACAAGCCGCCGCTCAGGCGTCATGCGTTACGCGGCGTTGCTGCCCTCGTGATCGCCGCAGGCGCGTTCGGTGCGTTTGCGTCGATGTATCCATCGCATGTGCCTGCGGCCGTCGGCGAGATCGTGGAAAACCTGACCGGCGCGAATCCCGCGCCGGTTGTCTTGCAGCGTCCGCCGGCCGTGCAACTGAGTGCGGTCGCGCAACTCGGCAAGAACATCTTCTTCGACAAGACGCTTTCCGCATCCGGCAAGCAGTCGTGCGCGTCATGCCATGACCCGGCCCATTCGTTCGGGCCATCCAATGATCTGTCCGTGCAGGAAGGCGGACCGCATTTGAGCTTGCAGGGTTATCGGCCGCCGCCTTCGCTCATGTATCTGTATCGGCAACCGAACTTCAGCATTGGTCCCGATGCAGGCGATGCCGACGCCCCGCCCGATCTCGCACAACTCGCCGATCAGGCCAAAAGCACGCAGCGCGCCACGAAGAACGCAGGCGTGGCGCCCGCCGCACCCGCGCTGGTTCCACAAGGCGGCCTCTTCTGGGACGGCCGCGCGGATACCTTGCAGGCACAGGCATCCGGTCCCATGCTCAACCGGGTCGAGATGGCGAACACGAGTCTCGACGAAGTGTCCGGCAAGCTCGCGCATACGGCCTACAAGGGCGAATTCGAAAAGCTCTTCGGCCCGCGCATCTTCGATACGCGCGGCCTGGCCGTGTCGGAAGCCATGTTCGCGGTGGCGCGTTATCAGGTTGAGGAACAGGCGTTTCATCCTTATACGAGCAAGTACGACTACTGGCTCGAAGGCAAGACGCGCCTCACGCAAGCGGAGTTGCACGGCCTGCACCTCTTCAACGATCCCGCCAAGGCCAATTGCGCGGGATGCCATTTGTCGAAGCCTGGCGGCGATGGCCTGCCGCCCATGTTCACGGATTATCAGTACGAGTCGCTTGGCGTGCCGCGCAACGACAAGCTCGCGACCAATCACGATCCGAAGTTCTTCGACATGGGCGTATGCGGACCTTTCCGTGACGATCTGCGCGACCAGACGCAGTATTGCGGCATGTTCCTCACGCCAACGCTGCGCAACGTCGCTACGCGCCACGCGTTCTTTCACAACGGCATCTATCATTCGCTCGACGACGTGATGGCCTTCTACAACGAGCGCAATACCGCGCCGCAAAAGTTCTACTCGAAAGACGCGAAGGGCGCGGTGCGTAAGTACGACGATCTGCCGCCGCGGTATCACGCGAACATCGATGACAAGGACGCGCCGTTCGACCGCAAGTTCGGCGACAAGCCCGCGATGACGGACGCGGATATTCGCGACATCGTCGCGTTCCTGCAGACGTTGAACGACGGCTACAAGCCCTGA
- a CDS encoding acyl-CoA dehydrogenase family protein, whose protein sequence is MSQQDPRQAALDALPTLAEAIGEDAAAREVRRELPFEGFALFRQSGLGKLRLPVEWGGLGGSLEDVFHVIATLAAHESNVAHALRIHFDQTEALLLSPRTPFNELQIRRVVDGAIFGGASTEAGTSRPGEITTRLQRDGEHFRLSGRKYYSTGTAFSDYARLNVQDENGDAAVAIVPVQREGFRVIDDWDGMGQRMTASGSLEFDNLLVHADEVTPRVQSTLTGRHGGALRQLHLVTVAAGIVRNIVADAKRYVLKHGRPVMHSTAPTAREDAFIQQVIGELSAHSHSIDALVRENARELERSAQAIRNGVANAEALVLEGALATARTQIVVSKLALFAGERMFEAGGASATSRAHNFDRHWRNLRTIFSHNPLLHKARVIGDYELNGVTTHLTEGKVF, encoded by the coding sequence ATGTCACAACAGGACCCGCGCCAGGCCGCGCTCGATGCGCTGCCCACGCTCGCCGAGGCGATCGGCGAAGATGCGGCCGCACGCGAGGTGCGCCGCGAGTTGCCCTTCGAGGGCTTCGCATTGTTTCGTCAGTCGGGTCTTGGCAAGCTGCGCTTGCCGGTGGAATGGGGCGGTCTCGGCGGGTCGCTCGAAGACGTGTTTCATGTGATCGCCACGCTTGCCGCGCATGAAAGCAATGTCGCGCATGCGCTGCGTATTCACTTCGATCAGACCGAAGCGCTGTTGCTCTCGCCCCGCACGCCGTTCAACGAATTGCAGATCAGGCGCGTGGTGGATGGCGCGATCTTCGGCGGAGCTTCGACCGAAGCGGGCACGTCGCGTCCCGGCGAGATCACGACCCGTTTGCAGCGCGACGGGGAACACTTTCGCCTGAGCGGCCGCAAATATTACTCGACGGGCACGGCGTTCTCGGACTACGCGCGCCTCAACGTGCAGGACGAAAACGGCGATGCGGCCGTTGCCATCGTACCCGTGCAACGTGAGGGTTTTCGCGTGATCGACGACTGGGACGGCATGGGCCAGCGCATGACGGCAAGCGGCAGTCTTGAGTTCGACAATCTGCTCGTGCATGCCGATGAAGTCACGCCGCGCGTGCAATCGACGCTCACGGGACGTCATGGCGGCGCGTTGCGTCAGTTGCATCTCGTGACGGTGGCGGCGGGCATCGTGCGCAATATCGTCGCGGATGCAAAGCGTTATGTGCTGAAGCATGGCCGGCCGGTGATGCACAGCACCGCGCCCACCGCGCGCGAGGATGCGTTCATTCAGCAGGTGATCGGCGAACTGAGTGCGCATAGTCACAGCATCGATGCACTGGTGCGCGAAAACGCGCGCGAGCTGGAGCGTTCCGCGCAAGCCATTCGCAATGGCGTTGCGAATGCCGAGGCGCTCGTGCTCGAAGGCGCGCTTGCGACGGCGCGCACGCAGATCGTGGTCAGCAAGCTCGCGCTGTTTGCAGGCGAGCGGATGTTCGAGGCGGGCGGTGCATCGGCGACTTCCCGGGCGCATAACTTCGACCGGCACTGGCGCAATCTGCGGACCATCTTCAGCCACAATCCGCTGCTGCACAAGGCACGCGTGATCGGTGACTACGAATTGAACGGCGTGACCACCCATTTGACCGAAGGGAAGGTTTTCTAA